The Vibrio navarrensis genome has a segment encoding these proteins:
- the recR gene encoding recombination mediator RecR, whose product MRTSHMLEQLMEALRCLPGVGPKSAQRMAFHLLQRDRKGGLQLADALNHAMTEIGHCNECRTFTEEEVCSICTNPKRQENGLLCVVESPADIAAVEATGQFSGRYFVLMGHLSPLDGIGPSDIGLDVLDYRLRRGDITEVILATNPTVEGEATAHYIAELCREHQVTASRIAHGVPVGGELELVDGTTLSHSLLGRHKLF is encoded by the coding sequence ATGCGTACCAGTCATATGCTGGAACAATTGATGGAGGCCTTACGTTGTCTACCTGGGGTTGGCCCCAAGTCGGCGCAGCGTATGGCCTTTCATTTGTTACAGAGAGACAGAAAAGGCGGATTGCAGCTTGCAGACGCCCTAAATCATGCGATGACCGAAATCGGCCACTGCAACGAATGCCGAACCTTTACTGAAGAGGAAGTGTGTAGCATCTGCACCAATCCAAAACGTCAGGAAAACGGCTTATTGTGCGTGGTGGAAAGCCCGGCAGATATCGCCGCCGTAGAAGCTACAGGGCAGTTTTCTGGCCGCTACTTTGTGCTGATGGGGCATCTATCGCCTTTAGATGGCATCGGCCCGAGTGATATTGGTTTGGATGTGCTGGATTATCGTTTGCGTCGTGGTGACATCACGGAAGTGATTCTGGCGACCAACCCAACGGTTGAAGGCGAGGCCACCGCGCATTACATCGCAGAGTTATGCCGTGAGCATCAAGTGACTGCTAGCCGTATTGCCCACGGGGTGCCTGTTGGCGGCGAGCTTGAGCTGGTGGATGGCACAACCTTGTCTCATTCGCTCCTCGGGCGGCACAAGCTTTTTTAG
- a CDS encoding YbaB/EbfC family nucleoid-associated protein has translation MFGKGGMGNLMKQAQQMQERMQKLQEEIANMEVVGESGAGLVKITITGSHSVRRVDIDESLMEDDKEMLEDLIAAAFNDAARRVEETQKEKMASITGGMQLPPGMKMPF, from the coding sequence ATGTTTGGTAAAGGCGGTATGGGCAACTTAATGAAGCAGGCCCAGCAAATGCAAGAGCGCATGCAAAAGCTTCAAGAAGAAATCGCGAATATGGAAGTGGTGGGTGAATCAGGCGCGGGTCTGGTTAAAATCACCATCACAGGTAGCCACAGCGTGCGCCGCGTTGACATCGACGAAAGCTTGATGGAAGACGATAAAGAGATGCTGGAAGATTTGATCGCCGCTGCGTTCAATGATGCGGCGCGCCGTGTTGAAGAGACGCAAAAAGAGAAGATGGCAAGCATCACTGGCGGTATGCAACTACCACCGGGCATGAAAATGCCTTTCTAA
- a CDS encoding RHS repeat-associated core domain-containing protein, which yields MNKWLGLLISGIAIPAWSSTVGTLPGELSIEQGVAYYQIPLNLPNGIGGIQPALALSYSSAGTLRSALGAGFTLSGLSSISRCGDVPYIDGDYNTVTLTETDNYCLDGNRLVAVDGTIGKDQSIYTTYINTQAKLTLSGNTTSSNSYFVLQEKNGSSKRYNYHELSQSWLLASELSHPKSAPINYHYDDLGQLASIEYDIYQVSFNYKNIYNSTSSFITHSKVNGVVKAQREHLHKIDININGKLKNYYKFHYDLQAGMAETAGAFLSKVEYCDKNDVCMPGTRFDWQAMTLPQANKPYFGQTVLSHDLQNWGNIQMPANWGAAVTHSWWVDINGNGISDFCKTGNTGLICHLDVGTNLSVKTYSISQWGDKDAHWWIDINSDSKSDFCRVESGQLHCDSFNPDGTTEKLQWPLSLLGMKEFRWWKDTNANGVPEYCRRLGDELLCSEPQADGEWSDTVSVKGMQWASADSTFWVDLNGDGSSDLCSVDYKTVRCTFFSGSDVLEKNKTYSLSAETKVDSRWWVDVNGDGASDFCRVTKNDFGQEKNLTCSLGSLGTIEQLEDDIVLVGGIDWTAELGAADKRWWVDLDQDGVVDFCRGVGNTVKCSNINKRSYDFSVNAWGSGFNSFMDLNQDGVIDFCKKVSNRIECQAATQNNHGTLLLKSVTNGLGHKSRVWFGPYKDHTIVESFQSAEPGKRNLPASYPVAYRLETDNGKGKNNYLFQFGPVRNSFDGATESGFTWIRQRDFVDGINTRNAETHFYTEFPYTGLIRKHTDYLGNHQNLSADCEECFEGSFWNFRELRLLGSSQMDYASHQQTLTATKIRRSETQVAREVELLASDYKLVEYQGKKYASDADKFVPIGGSPLTPIIVPSTQYFLVEEEVTDPQIASPIWSMSTVSDQMNAELLQQRLPTQIVKAVKKSDYTTVVNYISTPINRSSYATYQKQRVDTRYTDTGDVQSVVKVEQLDVDQFGNVGKVITTTSGVNPITGREEVFSEITENRYSNNESRWLVGLLEHTKTTLVHSDGSQSSKEAAFAYDPQTGLLVEQIEYPGTAFAVKTAKQRNAQGIVELEAITATNGSFNETRSTEYQFTYEGDVVKTKITNPLGQIVEESMDLYQGVISNSGANGLTTTTTLDGFGRETHIRTSNGMLQSAIHRYSADSDNCKFSLSNAVYCIVNESIGAGKKISLYDFLEREVRKATLSVDGKWVLVDSSYDAKGNLISVTKPYYQGDIPQYITTAYDDLGRIVSVREPGPAGKEENWVTYQYAPFSVAKTDANGRVNTTYTNVLGWEIQKTEPQGGSIRYEYYANGLLKNAIASEGEMVSTKYNLQGKKTFIDDPDLGIWTYVYDGFGQLIQQTDAKGQTVNFSYDKLGRKSAQTEENVVIANGEEQSKSRTIYWRYDQVGSRQWVGALLQTEVVGETIKNFVYNDKGLLSREEVITEDHTFTRDLEYNTIGQLIRESRPDQFVLHYERDGATGINTEVWGDISQAQVNFTEQEFKQVIQPLITEALAKAKEYVSNIRDLQEQQYFYAQRRKEYEALQANVISFDGRAENEQFSQRMYSELHGRPLTVYVDEYGERYFEVSSRTVLIPANVLIPIIQQPKFHLKIEGNLLRQVSLEEWEMVKNLLQDEGQIAYYGNYSRDGGMSLATFNLDRDDPLYDQRMRAMFTELTDLAGEIDRLEYVEQLTTQRMQSYLAAAEQLVKLVKQVKLVSQKYQALASQSQSESNWLSELKEQNPDAGKVTYWKLNALDAEGRITSEIFGNGLVNSYDYHEGNGQLLNIYTKQGTKLVRGIHYSYDRMDNVKSRHDLVNDIKETYYYDKQDRLTDYYLEGVNQAHADNPLFNKTYSMAYAANGNIRYKSDVGHYVYADPKHKHAVTQVGELTYSYDANGNMLSDSNRDIRWNVWNKPTEIVKGNAWVRFNYDESNTRYQKQTNTGDTTWYFGKVYERTELSSGDIQHKQFIYAGDGLVAVNINTVKTDGSGNFASVDRQIRYSHADALKSVDMVTDMWGNVVDRKLYDPWGKVRPFEWAQPQNVLLQAVMFNRTYTGHESIDEVGLIHMNGRLYDASIARFISADIFIQSPDNSQSFNRYSYVLNNPLKYNDPSGHFFKRIGREFRRQWNDLKDFVDKHRKIVAIVASVVVTVYTGGAYAGMLAKYGGSYLVSGTMANGITAGALAGASGGAFAGGILTDSWDGALRGAAVGAITGAIGAYNGLSPTKGWLDATRKVAVAATGGCATGKIVGGSCSDGAKFAALSQAIILGFEYMKNATDSYKLRSCRGSHSICKYNKDGDLLTDGTRGHKQIPGTSPNGGNEYTRMFVNGGMAPEASGRHLYSENGLIGRFINKVSKVHDYFNSDISKLFGFQGYDSWSGQWLQGTHSYNFAFQTYSFVGMLPAAIYTGAALVAPYPVYPYTQLGRK from the coding sequence ATGAATAAATGGCTAGGTTTACTCATATCAGGAATAGCGATACCAGCGTGGTCTTCGACGGTTGGTACACTTCCCGGTGAGCTCTCAATCGAACAAGGGGTCGCCTATTATCAGATCCCATTGAATCTTCCCAATGGTATCGGTGGTATTCAACCCGCACTCGCACTTAGCTATTCCAGTGCTGGAACGTTGCGAAGCGCACTTGGCGCAGGTTTTACACTCAGTGGCTTATCGTCTATTAGCCGTTGTGGTGATGTGCCTTATATCGATGGTGATTACAATACAGTCACATTGACGGAAACCGACAATTACTGCCTTGATGGTAACCGACTTGTTGCTGTAGACGGAACGATTGGCAAAGATCAGTCAATCTACACTACCTATATCAATACTCAAGCGAAATTAACGCTCTCCGGTAATACAACCAGCAGCAATAGCTATTTTGTCTTACAAGAGAAAAACGGTTCATCCAAGCGTTACAATTACCATGAGTTGTCACAATCTTGGTTGCTTGCGTCAGAGTTAAGTCACCCCAAATCTGCGCCGATAAACTACCACTATGATGATTTAGGCCAGTTAGCGTCGATAGAGTATGACATTTACCAGGTAAGCTTTAATTATAAAAACATCTATAATTCTACTTCCTCATTTATTACTCACTCCAAGGTCAATGGAGTAGTTAAAGCTCAACGTGAACATCTGCATAAAATTGATATTAACATCAATGGCAAGTTGAAAAATTACTACAAGTTCCACTATGACTTGCAAGCTGGAATGGCTGAAACAGCGGGTGCTTTCCTGAGTAAAGTGGAGTATTGCGATAAAAATGATGTTTGTATGCCAGGGACTCGCTTTGATTGGCAAGCCATGACACTTCCTCAAGCCAATAAGCCATATTTTGGCCAAACCGTTCTCAGCCATGATTTGCAAAACTGGGGCAATATACAAATGCCTGCCAATTGGGGGGCTGCGGTAACTCACAGTTGGTGGGTTGATATCAATGGCAACGGTATTAGTGATTTTTGTAAAACAGGTAATACCGGATTGATATGCCACCTTGATGTCGGCACGAATCTCTCGGTTAAAACGTACTCAATAAGCCAATGGGGCGATAAGGATGCTCACTGGTGGATTGATATTAACAGCGATAGCAAATCCGATTTTTGCCGCGTGGAATCCGGTCAGTTACATTGTGATAGTTTTAACCCAGATGGTACAACGGAGAAACTGCAGTGGCCTTTATCTCTGTTGGGTATGAAAGAGTTTCGTTGGTGGAAAGACACCAATGCCAATGGTGTTCCTGAATACTGTCGTCGCCTTGGTGATGAATTGCTGTGTTCAGAGCCGCAAGCTGATGGAGAGTGGTCTGATACCGTCAGCGTTAAAGGTATGCAATGGGCTAGCGCCGATTCAACATTTTGGGTGGATTTGAACGGTGATGGAAGCAGCGATCTTTGCAGTGTGGATTATAAAACCGTTCGATGTACTTTTTTCTCTGGCTCCGATGTCTTGGAGAAAAACAAAACTTATTCGCTGTCTGCAGAAACCAAAGTTGATAGCCGTTGGTGGGTGGATGTTAACGGCGACGGTGCGAGTGATTTTTGTCGAGTAACCAAAAATGACTTCGGCCAAGAGAAAAATTTAACCTGTTCACTAGGTTCGCTGGGCACAATCGAACAATTGGAAGATGATATTGTATTGGTTGGAGGTATTGATTGGACTGCCGAGCTTGGCGCAGCAGACAAACGTTGGTGGGTTGATTTAGACCAAGATGGCGTAGTGGATTTCTGCCGTGGCGTAGGCAATACCGTTAAATGTTCCAACATCAACAAACGCAGTTACGATTTTTCGGTGAACGCTTGGGGAAGCGGATTTAACTCCTTTATGGACTTGAACCAAGACGGTGTGATTGATTTTTGCAAAAAAGTATCTAACCGTATCGAGTGTCAAGCGGCAACACAAAACAATCATGGTACTTTGTTGCTCAAAAGCGTCACAAATGGTCTGGGCCATAAATCGAGAGTCTGGTTTGGCCCTTATAAAGATCACACCATTGTGGAATCTTTTCAGTCCGCAGAACCCGGTAAACGAAACCTACCGGCATCTTATCCGGTGGCTTATCGTTTAGAGACAGACAACGGGAAAGGGAAAAACAACTATCTGTTTCAGTTTGGTCCTGTGCGCAACTCCTTCGATGGGGCAACTGAATCTGGTTTTACTTGGATCCGTCAACGAGACTTTGTCGATGGCATCAATACACGCAACGCGGAAACTCATTTTTATACTGAGTTTCCCTATACGGGCTTGATTAGAAAACACACCGATTACTTAGGTAACCATCAGAACTTGTCTGCAGATTGCGAAGAGTGCTTCGAAGGCTCATTTTGGAACTTTAGAGAGTTAAGACTACTTGGCTCTTCGCAAATGGATTATGCAAGTCATCAACAAACCTTAACCGCAACCAAGATTCGTCGTTCAGAAACCCAAGTGGCACGTGAAGTAGAGCTACTTGCCTCAGACTACAAACTCGTTGAATATCAGGGGAAAAAATATGCTTCTGATGCAGATAAGTTTGTTCCGATCGGTGGTTCGCCACTAACACCAATTATTGTTCCATCAACGCAGTATTTCTTAGTGGAAGAGGAGGTTACAGATCCTCAAATAGCTTCACCAATTTGGTCCATGTCTACGGTATCGGATCAAATGAATGCGGAATTATTGCAGCAGCGTCTTCCTACCCAAATCGTAAAGGCGGTTAAGAAAAGTGACTATACAACGGTCGTCAATTACATTTCGACACCAATAAACCGTTCTAGTTACGCGACCTATCAGAAGCAAAGAGTCGATACGCGCTATACCGATACGGGGGATGTGCAAAGTGTTGTAAAAGTAGAGCAGTTGGATGTTGATCAGTTTGGCAATGTTGGAAAAGTAATTACTACAACGTCTGGTGTTAACCCAATAACTGGTCGGGAAGAAGTCTTCAGTGAGATCACAGAAAACCGTTACTCTAACAATGAGAGTCGGTGGCTTGTCGGTCTGTTAGAGCATACCAAAACAACGCTTGTACATAGCGATGGGTCGCAAAGTAGCAAAGAAGCTGCGTTTGCCTACGACCCTCAAACTGGATTGCTAGTTGAACAAATTGAATACCCCGGAACAGCTTTTGCGGTCAAAACTGCAAAACAGAGAAATGCCCAAGGTATTGTTGAACTTGAGGCAATCACTGCCACCAACGGAAGCTTTAATGAAACACGCTCAACAGAATATCAGTTTACGTATGAAGGCGATGTGGTCAAAACTAAAATCACTAACCCTCTGGGCCAAATTGTTGAAGAGTCCATGGATCTTTATCAAGGAGTTATCTCAAATAGCGGCGCTAATGGTTTAACAACGACAACGACGTTAGACGGTTTTGGTAGAGAAACACACATTCGTACTTCAAATGGTATGCTACAAAGTGCCATTCACAGATATTCAGCGGACAGTGACAATTGTAAGTTTTCTCTATCCAACGCAGTTTACTGTATTGTCAATGAATCCATAGGTGCTGGTAAGAAAATCAGTTTGTACGATTTTCTTGAACGAGAAGTGCGAAAAGCGACACTTTCTGTTGATGGTAAATGGGTGCTAGTTGACTCTTCCTATGACGCCAAAGGGAACTTAATTTCGGTTACCAAACCCTACTACCAAGGGGACATTCCACAGTACATTACTACCGCATACGACGATTTAGGGCGTATCGTTTCCGTTCGAGAACCTGGTCCTGCGGGTAAAGAAGAAAACTGGGTAACGTATCAATATGCCCCTTTCTCTGTGGCAAAAACGGATGCCAACGGTCGGGTTAATACTACCTATACGAATGTACTGGGATGGGAGATCCAGAAAACCGAACCTCAAGGTGGGAGCATTCGCTACGAATACTATGCGAACGGTTTACTCAAAAATGCGATTGCTTCTGAGGGGGAAATGGTTTCCACCAAATACAACTTGCAAGGGAAGAAAACGTTTATAGACGATCCAGATCTTGGAATTTGGACATATGTGTATGACGGTTTTGGGCAGTTGATACAACAAACGGATGCAAAAGGACAAACAGTCAATTTCTCCTATGACAAGTTGGGCCGAAAAAGTGCTCAAACCGAAGAGAATGTCGTAATAGCCAATGGAGAAGAGCAGAGTAAGAGCAGAACCATCTACTGGAGATACGATCAGGTCGGTTCTCGGCAATGGGTTGGAGCGTTACTGCAGACCGAAGTCGTTGGAGAAACGATTAAGAATTTTGTGTATAACGACAAAGGGTTACTTAGCCGTGAAGAAGTGATCACTGAAGATCATACGTTTACTCGCGACTTAGAATACAACACGATTGGGCAACTGATTCGTGAATCTCGACCTGACCAGTTTGTACTCCATTATGAAAGAGATGGTGCCACGGGGATAAACACCGAGGTATGGGGGGACATTTCTCAAGCGCAAGTTAACTTTACTGAGCAAGAGTTTAAGCAGGTGATTCAACCTTTGATCACTGAAGCACTGGCTAAAGCGAAGGAGTATGTTTCAAACATTAGGGACTTGCAGGAACAACAATATTTCTACGCCCAAAGACGGAAAGAGTATGAAGCTTTGCAAGCCAATGTTATTTCGTTTGATGGTCGAGCTGAGAACGAACAATTTTCTCAGAGAATGTATTCCGAATTGCATGGCCGACCACTGACGGTATATGTAGATGAATATGGAGAACGCTATTTTGAAGTCTCTTCTCGCACGGTGCTGATTCCAGCTAATGTACTTATTCCCATCATTCAGCAGCCTAAATTCCATCTGAAAATAGAAGGGAATTTGCTGAGACAAGTCAGTTTGGAAGAGTGGGAGATGGTGAAAAATCTGCTGCAGGATGAGGGACAGATTGCGTATTATGGCAATTACTCTCGTGACGGTGGTATGAGTTTAGCCACATTTAATCTGGACAGAGACGATCCACTTTACGATCAACGCATGAGAGCGATGTTTACCGAACTTACCGATCTTGCGGGAGAAATTGATCGACTGGAGTATGTTGAACAGCTAACAACTCAGCGAATGCAAAGCTACCTAGCTGCGGCAGAGCAACTAGTGAAGTTGGTGAAACAGGTCAAACTGGTCTCTCAGAAATATCAAGCCTTGGCGAGCCAATCTCAAAGCGAATCCAATTGGCTTAGCGAGTTGAAAGAACAAAATCCAGATGCAGGTAAAGTGACCTATTGGAAACTGAATGCGTTGGATGCTGAGGGGCGTATCACATCCGAAATATTCGGCAATGGTTTGGTAAACAGTTACGACTATCACGAAGGAAACGGACAGCTACTGAATATCTATACTAAGCAAGGCACGAAACTCGTACGCGGTATTCATTATAGTTACGACCGGATGGACAATGTGAAAAGTCGCCATGACTTAGTCAACGACATCAAGGAAACCTACTATTACGATAAGCAAGACCGCTTGACAGACTATTATCTGGAAGGGGTAAACCAAGCTCACGCTGATAACCCATTGTTTAATAAAACGTACTCGATGGCATACGCAGCCAACGGCAATATCCGATACAAATCCGACGTTGGACACTATGTGTACGCAGATCCCAAGCATAAACATGCTGTTACGCAAGTTGGTGAGTTGACTTATTCCTATGATGCTAACGGAAATATGCTGTCAGACAGTAATCGCGATATTCGATGGAACGTGTGGAATAAACCTACTGAAATTGTGAAGGGTAATGCTTGGGTGCGCTTCAACTACGATGAATCCAATACTCGTTATCAAAAACAGACAAATACTGGTGATACTACTTGGTATTTTGGCAAGGTATATGAAAGAACAGAGTTAAGTTCAGGGGACATTCAACACAAGCAATTTATTTACGCTGGTGATGGCTTGGTTGCTGTAAATATTAATACCGTTAAAACTGATGGCTCGGGAAATTTTGCTTCTGTCGATCGTCAAATTCGCTACAGTCATGCTGACGCATTGAAGTCTGTTGATATGGTGACAGATATGTGGGGCAATGTGGTGGACCGTAAGCTATATGATCCTTGGGGTAAAGTTCGACCATTTGAATGGGCCCAACCGCAAAATGTTCTTTTGCAAGCTGTCATGTTTAATCGAACCTACACTGGTCATGAGAGTATTGATGAAGTCGGCCTGATTCATATGAATGGTCGCCTGTATGATGCCTCAATTGCTCGATTCATTAGCGCTGATATCTTCATCCAATCGCCGGATAACAGCCAATCTTTCAATAGGTACAGCTATGTACTGAATAATCCGCTGAAGTACAACGATCCTTCGGGGCATTTCTTTAAGCGAATAGGCAGAGAGTTCCGAAGACAATGGAACGATCTTAAAGACTTTGTCGACAAACATCGGAAGATCGTTGCGATTGTTGCAAGTGTTGTTGTCACGGTTTATACCGGAGGAGCCTATGCCGGTATGCTTGCTAAATATGGCGGTAGCTATTTAGTCTCAGGAACGATGGCGAACGGAATTACGGCTGGTGCGCTGGCGGGGGCATCTGGTGGTGCATTTGCGGGGGGAATATTGACGGACAGTTGGGACGGCGCATTGAGAGGGGCTGCGGTAGGAGCAATTACTGGTGCTATTGGTGCATATAATGGCTTGAGCCCAACGAAAGGTTGGCTAGATGCGACACGTAAAGTGGCCGTGGCCGCGACCGGAGGGTGCGCAACTGGGAAAATTGTTGGTGGCTCGTGCAGTGATGGCGCTAAGTTTGCGGCATTATCTCAAGCGATCATTTTAGGCTTTGAGTATATGAAGAATGCTACTGACAGCTATAAGCTTCGCTCTTGCCGAGGAAGTCATTCAATCTGCAAATACAATAAAGATGGTGATTTATTAACGGATGGTACTCGTGGCCATAAACAAATACCTGGGACATCTCCCAATGGAGGTAACGAGTATACTCGGATGTTTGTCAATGGAGGTATGGCTCCAGAAGCATCAGGGCGGCATCTCTATAGCGAAAATGGTTTAATTGGCCGTTTTATTAATAAAGTGTCAAAGGTTCATGACTATTTTAACTCGGATATATCTAAGTTATTTGGATTCCAAGGTTATGATTCATGGAGTGGTCAGTGGTTGCAAGGAACGCACAGTTACAATTTCGCGTTTCAAACTTATAGTTTTGTTGGAATGTTGCCAGCGGCAATATACACAGGTGCTGCGTTAGTCGCTCCATATCCGGTGTATCCTTACACACAGTTAGGTCGGAAATAA
- the dnaX gene encoding DNA polymerase III subunit gamma/tau, protein MSYLALARKWRPRQFKEVVGQSHVLTALENALAHNRLHHAYLFSGTRGVGKTTIGRLFAKGLNCETGITSQPCGQCATCQEIDQGRFVDLLEIDAASRTKVEDTRELLDNVQYKPARGRFKVYLIDEVHMLSRHSFNALLKTLEEPPEYVKFLLATTDPQKLPVTILSRCLQFHLKPIGVDAIHQQLDVILAKEQVTAEARALGMISYAADGSMRDALSLTDQAIALGNGNILTDVVSHMLGTIDTDQAIHLLEAISSKQPQVAMEKVAYLAQNGVEWDGLLQQLATQLHRVGMYQLLPSTLDKSQPDAEKIELLSRSLSPQDVQLFYQISLKGRQDLPLAPNGRICMEMIVLRMMAFRPATAAQINLVSSESTPVSSPAPAPVEQAQAPASSSAPASQHAQVTGGQPNVQPEPSRPLASAPPMQQPPAQYDVPAHYMDDVPTDDRPPEHYESPYHPDVREMATPAAESPAPTPATGLRHQLRSQRKGLQQSGGAKKPNATSASKESVLDRVAQKNAGTMSMSPSKVAAIETVVEADNEPYQWRPTLAPQQPKQKELTPSEIKRALEHEKTPEMAEKLIAQSLEQSEWARLITRLETAKLVEQLALNSVYQKEGSTIALTLRPHQQHLNTDKAQNELLHALNRVLGDECHLSVEIGEQGETPLELRERLYQQKLQQAFTSLEEDPNVQFILRRFSAELDRDSVRPV, encoded by the coding sequence ATGAGTTATTTAGCTTTAGCGCGAAAGTGGCGTCCGCGTCAGTTCAAGGAAGTGGTTGGGCAGAGTCATGTTTTGACCGCATTGGAAAATGCACTAGCCCACAATCGCTTACATCACGCTTACCTTTTTAGCGGTACTCGAGGGGTAGGTAAAACCACTATTGGACGACTGTTTGCCAAAGGATTGAACTGCGAAACGGGCATTACCTCGCAGCCTTGCGGCCAGTGTGCGACTTGTCAGGAGATTGACCAAGGCCGTTTTGTCGATCTGCTGGAGATTGATGCCGCTTCTCGCACTAAGGTGGAAGACACTCGTGAACTGCTGGATAACGTGCAATACAAACCAGCACGTGGTCGATTCAAAGTCTATCTTATCGACGAAGTTCACATGCTCTCGCGTCACTCTTTCAATGCGCTGTTAAAAACGCTGGAAGAGCCGCCGGAGTATGTGAAGTTCTTACTCGCAACCACCGATCCACAAAAACTGCCAGTGACTATTTTGTCGCGTTGTTTGCAGTTTCATCTCAAACCAATTGGCGTTGATGCAATTCACCAACAGTTGGATGTGATCCTCGCCAAAGAGCAAGTGACGGCGGAAGCGCGTGCACTTGGCATGATTTCCTATGCTGCCGATGGCAGTATGCGTGATGCGCTGAGCTTAACTGATCAAGCGATTGCGCTCGGTAATGGCAACATCCTCACTGACGTTGTAAGTCACATGCTCGGCACCATCGATACTGACCAAGCTATTCATCTTCTGGAAGCCATCAGCAGCAAACAGCCGCAAGTCGCGATGGAAAAAGTGGCGTATCTGGCGCAAAACGGTGTTGAGTGGGATGGCCTACTTCAGCAGTTAGCGACGCAGTTGCACCGTGTCGGTATGTATCAGCTATTACCGTCTACACTCGATAAAAGCCAGCCCGATGCGGAAAAAATTGAGCTGTTGAGCCGCAGTTTGTCGCCGCAAGACGTGCAGCTTTTTTATCAAATTAGCTTGAAAGGGCGGCAAGACTTGCCGCTTGCGCCAAACGGCCGCATCTGTATGGAAATGATCGTGTTGCGTATGATGGCATTTCGTCCAGCAACAGCGGCGCAGATAAATCTTGTTTCAAGCGAGAGCACACCGGTTTCTTCGCCCGCTCCTGCGCCTGTAGAGCAAGCTCAAGCACCCGCATCGTCCAGCGCACCAGCCAGTCAACATGCACAGGTAACGGGTGGTCAGCCCAATGTGCAACCTGAGCCATCACGCCCTTTAGCGTCTGCACCACCGATGCAACAGCCGCCAGCGCAGTATGATGTGCCGGCGCACTATATGGATGACGTTCCAACGGATGATAGGCCACCAGAGCACTATGAGTCGCCCTATCACCCCGACGTGCGCGAAATGGCAACGCCTGCTGCTGAATCTCCAGCGCCAACTCCTGCTACAGGGTTGCGCCATCAGCTGAGATCGCAGCGCAAAGGCTTACAACAAAGTGGTGGGGCAAAAAAGCCTAACGCGACATCGGCGAGTAAAGAGTCGGTGTTAGATCGCGTCGCGCAGAAAAATGCCGGCACGATGTCGATGTCGCCAAGCAAAGTTGCGGCCATAGAAACGGTGGTAGAGGCGGATAACGAGCCTTATCAGTGGCGTCCAACCCTTGCACCGCAGCAACCAAAACAGAAAGAGCTGACGCCAAGTGAAATCAAACGTGCTCTTGAGCATGAAAAAACGCCAGAGATGGCGGAAAAGCTGATCGCGCAATCCCTTGAACAAAGTGAATGGGCGCGCCTTATTACTCGATTGGAGACGGCAAAACTGGTTGAGCAGCTTGCTCTCAATTCAGTCTACCAAAAAGAGGGCTCGACCATCGCCTTGACGCTACGGCCGCATCAGCAACACTTGAACACCGACAAGGCGCAAAACGAGCTGCTGCACGCACTCAATCGAGTGCTGGGAGATGAGTGTCATCTTTCGGTCGAGATTGGCGAGCAAGGTGAAACACCTTTGGAGCTGCGTGAGCGTCTCTATCAGCAGAAATTACAGCAGGCTTTTACCAGCCTAGAAGAAGATCCTAACGTGCAGTTTATTTTGCGCCGCTTTAGCGCGGAACTGGACAGAGACAGTGTTCGACCTGTCTAA
- the apt gene encoding adenine phosphoribosyltransferase gives MTTNTISQIKASIKSIQDYPKPGILFRDVTSLLEDAAAYQATIQLLVDKYKEMGFTKVVGTEARGFLFGAPLALQLGVGFVPVRKPGKLPRATLAQSYELEYGVDTLEIHVDAISAGDKVLVVDDLLATGGTIEATTKLIRQLGGVVEHAAFVINLPEIGGDKRLEALGLNVYSICEFEGH, from the coding sequence ATGACTACCAACACAATTTCACAGATCAAAGCCAGTATAAAAAGCATTCAGGATTACCCAAAGCCGGGGATTCTCTTTCGCGACGTGACCAGTCTGCTGGAAGACGCTGCGGCCTACCAAGCGACCATTCAACTGCTGGTCGACAAATACAAAGAGATGGGCTTTACCAAAGTGGTCGGCACAGAAGCACGTGGTTTCCTGTTTGGTGCGCCACTTGCGTTGCAACTGGGCGTCGGCTTTGTCCCTGTGCGTAAGCCGGGTAAACTGCCACGCGCGACGCTAGCTCAATCCTACGAGCTCGAGTATGGCGTTGATACGCTGGAAATCCACGTTGATGCGATCAGCGCAGGTGATAAAGTTTTGGTGGTTGATGACCTTCTGGCCACCGGCGGTACCATTGAAGCAACCACTAAACTGATCCGCCAACTAGGTGGTGTGGTCGAACACGCTGCTTTTGTGATCAACCTGCCAGAGATTGGTGGTGATAAACGTTTAGAAGCCCTAGGCCTTAACGTTTACAGCATCTGTGAATTCGAAGGACACTAA